A single window of Oxyura jamaicensis isolate SHBP4307 breed ruddy duck chromosome 3 unlocalized genomic scaffold, BPBGC_Ojam_1.0 oxy39_random_OJ72175, whole genome shotgun sequence DNA harbors:
- the LOC118157111 gene encoding stomatin-like protein 2, mitochondrial isoform X2 translates to MNIGVLFVPQQEAWVVERMGKFHRILEPGLNFLIPLLDRIRYVQSLKEIVINVPEQSAVTLDNVTLQIDGVLYLRIMDPYKASYGVEDPEYAVTQLAQTTMRSELGKLFLDRVFRERESLNANIVDAINQASDCWGIRCLRYEIKDIHVPPRVKESMQMQVEAERRKRATVLESEGMRESAINVAMGQKQAQILVSEAEKAEQINKAAGEANAMLVRAKAKAEAIQLLAAALAQQHGSVAASLSVAEQYVSAFSKLAKDSNTVLLPANTGDITHMVAQALRIYTTLTKTQAAKTQDEIPPAHGDPQPPSTEVLKAESATSS, encoded by the exons ATGAACATCGGGGTGCTCTTCGTACCGCAGCAGGAGGCTTGGGTGGTGGAGAGGATGGGCAAGTTCCACCGAATCCTTGAGCCC GGTTTGAATTTCCTCATCCCTTTGCTGGATCGGATTCGTTATGTGCAGAGTCTCAAAGAAATTGTCATTAATGTCCCAGAGCAGTCAGCTGTCACCCTAG ataATGTCACGCTGCAGATTGATGGAGTGCTCTATCTGCGGATTATGGACCCCTACAAG GCCAGTTACGGGGTGGAGGATCCTGAATATGCTGTGACCCAGCTGGCCCAGACCACCATGAGATCTGAACTTGGCAAACTCTTCCTTGACAGAGTATTCCGG GAGCGTGAGTCCCTCAATGCCAACATAGTGGATGCCATCAACCAAGCCTCAGACTGCTGGGGCATCCGGTGCCTGCGCTACGAGATTAAGGACATCCACGTGCCCCCCCGCGTGAAGGAATCTATGCAGATGCAG GTGGAGGCAGAGCGACGGAAGCGTGCGACAGTGCTGGAGTCAGAGGGGATGCGGGAATCTGCTATCAATGTGGCTATGGGACAGAAGCAGGCCCAGATCCTGGTGTCGGAAGCTGAGAAGGCTGAGCAAATCAACAAAGCTGCTG GAGAAGCCAATGCCATGCTGGTCAGGGCCAAGGCCAAGGCCGAGGCCAttcagctcctggcagctgccCTGGCCCAGCAG CATGGCAGCGTGGCTGCCTCTCTGTCTGTGGCCGAGCAGTACGTGAGCGCCTTCTCCAAGCTTGCCAAAGACTCCAACAcggtcctgctgccagccaacACCGGCGACATCACCCACATGGTCGCACAG GCCCTGCGCATCTACACCACGCTGACTAAGACGCAAGCTGCAAAGACTCAGGATGAGATACCTCCAGCCCAtggggacccccagccccccagcacgGAGGTGCTTAAGGCAGAGTCGGCGACCTCCAGCTAG
- the LOC118157110 gene encoding LOW QUALITY PROTEIN: protein FAM214B-like (The sequence of the model RefSeq protein was modified relative to this genomic sequence to represent the inferred CDS: deleted 1 base in 1 codon) produces MRHIHAETSLPPEPSTDSGLPQPSREVALEPSSQRCTHHGILMGYNETEIKRQKVYQVSIFSHLSSSSESTEQRAGSSWPAVKRGYPEQRTLEGVRDPKRTHWGAGGVDGKCDRGPRQVALEDDDTFEDGLLVEELSLCGSAQHFSHSGLRVVEHQCEGSPSHSPKASREDKLQDASSSSWPQHIACSTLHTRDSCPVPPGDQPADCRENGERVSGHNLLDLDLHNIAQMSQLDSGGRREKPGSSPAQSSRACGGEEWPVAANGCKEPPAPQTVLSPEPGSLSSLEKTPCESSRVSSSSCRAKRKLLPTGEVVADSCSEDESLSPAARKKKTLPCHLVPTACHSTDTKGALFWNHLLPTAKSFADCTEVEVGRRLKRGLRLKSRHLRSSLRRGTRSSAAPWATTTISHTLLGNFEESILKGRFAPSGHIEGFTAEIGASGSYCPQHATLPVDVTYFDISEHSAPSPFLGVIDLEALGKKGYSVPKAGTIQVTLFNPNKTVVKMFLVTYDFQDMPANHMTFLRHRIFLVPVGEEEGATVAPSEPPGTSPPRRVLCYLMHLRFHSSKSGKIYLHDDIRLLFSRKSIEVDSGIPYELKSFTEMPRNPCYSPWA; encoded by the exons ATGCGGCACATCCATGCAGAGACGTCCCTGCCCCCGGAGCCCAGCACAGACTCtggcctgccccagcccagcagagagGTGGCCTTGGAGCCTTCCTCGCAGCGCTGCACCCACCACGGCATCCTCATGGGCTACAATGAGACAGAGATCAAGCGCCAGAAGGTTTACCAGGTCTCCATCTTCTCCCATCTCTCCAGCTCCTCCGAGAGCACAGAGCAacgggcaggcagcagctggccgGCTGTCAAGAGGGGCTACCCCGAGCAGCGAACTCTGGAGGGGGTGCGGGATCCCAAACGAACTCActggggt gcggggggggtgGACGGCAAGTGTGACAGGGGCCCCAGGCAGGTTGCCCTGGAGGATGATGATACCTTCGAGGATGGTCTGCTGGTGGAGGAGCTCTCCCTGTGCGGCTCTGCCCAGCACTTCTCTCATAGCGGGCTGCGGGTGGTGGAGCACCAGTGCgagggcagccccagccacaGCCCCAAGGCCAGCAGAGAGGACAAGCTGCAGgatgcctcctcctcctcctggcctcAGCACATTGCTTGCAGTACTTTGCACACGAGAGACAGTTGCCCTGTCCCGCCAGGGGATCAGCCCGCAGACTGCAGGGAGAACGGGGAGCGGGTGAGTGGCCACAACCTACTTGACCTTGATTTGCACAATATTGCACAAATGTCCCAGCTGGACTCTggtgggaggagagaaaagccagggagcagccctgctcagagcagcagggcttgCGGAGGAGAGGAATGGCCAGTGGCGGCCAATGGGTGCAAGGAGCCCCCAGCTCCACAGACAGTGCTCAGCCCTGAGCCTGGCAGCCTGAGCTCCCTGGAGAAGACGCCTTGTGAGAGCAGCcgggtcagcagcagcagctgccgggCCAAAAGGAAGCTGCTGCCCACTGGTGAAGTTGTGGCCGACTCCTGCTCTGAGGACGAGAGCCTGTCCCCAGCGGCGAGGAAGAAGAAGACCCTGCCGTGCCACCTAGTGCCCacagcctgccacagcacagacaCCAAGGGGGCCCTTTTCTGGAACCACCTGCTCCCTACAGCCAAG AGCTTTGCAGATTGCACTGAGGTCGAGGTCGGGAGGAGGCTGAAGAGGGGGCTGCGCCTCAAATC GCGACATCTCCGGAGCAGCCTCCGGAGGGGAACACGGTCCTCTGCAGCACCCTgggccaccaccaccatcagCCATACTCTGCTGGGCAACTTTGAG GAGTCCATCCTGAAAGGGCGCTTTGCACCGTCAGGACACATCGAGGGATTCACAGCAGAGATTGGTGCCAGTGGCTCCTACTGCCCCCAGCATGCCACCCTGCCTGTGGACGTCACCTACTTTGACATTTCTGAACACAGCGCGCCCTCACCTTTCCTG GGAGTGATTGACTTGGAGGCCTTGGGAAAGAAGGGTTACAGTGTCCCCAAAGCTGGAACCATCCAAGTG ACCTTATTTAACCCCAACAAGACTGTGGTGAAGATGTTCTTGGTGACGTATGACTTCCAGGACATGCCGGCCAACCACATGACCTTCCTACGCCACCGCATCTTCCTGGTGCCcgtgggggaggaggaaggggccACTGTGGCCCCCAGCGAGCCACCGGGCACCAGCCCACCCCGCAGGGTCCTCTGCTACCTGATGCACCTGAG GTTTCACAGCTCCAAGTCGGGGAAGATCTATCTTCACGATGACATCCGGCTGCTTTTCTCCCGCAAGTCGATTGAGGTTGACTCGGGGATCCCCTACGAACTGAAATCTTTCACGGAGATGCCAAGGAACCCCTGCTACTCGCCATGGGCCTGA
- the LOC118157111 gene encoding stomatin-like protein 2, mitochondrial isoform X1, whose protein sequence is MLGRAGPGLLRGLNFLIPLLDRIRYVQSLKEIVINVPEQSAVTLDNVTLQIDGVLYLRIMDPYKASYGVEDPEYAVTQLAQTTMRSELGKLFLDRVFRERESLNANIVDAINQASDCWGIRCLRYEIKDIHVPPRVKESMQMQVEAERRKRATVLESEGMRESAINVAMGQKQAQILVSEAEKAEQINKAAGEANAMLVRAKAKAEAIQLLAAALAQQHGSVAASLSVAEQYVSAFSKLAKDSNTVLLPANTGDITHMVAQALRIYTTLTKTQAAKTQDEIPPAHGDPQPPSTEVLKAESATSS, encoded by the exons ATGCTGGGCCGGGCAGGGCCCGGGCTGCTGCGG GGTTTGAATTTCCTCATCCCTTTGCTGGATCGGATTCGTTATGTGCAGAGTCTCAAAGAAATTGTCATTAATGTCCCAGAGCAGTCAGCTGTCACCCTAG ataATGTCACGCTGCAGATTGATGGAGTGCTCTATCTGCGGATTATGGACCCCTACAAG GCCAGTTACGGGGTGGAGGATCCTGAATATGCTGTGACCCAGCTGGCCCAGACCACCATGAGATCTGAACTTGGCAAACTCTTCCTTGACAGAGTATTCCGG GAGCGTGAGTCCCTCAATGCCAACATAGTGGATGCCATCAACCAAGCCTCAGACTGCTGGGGCATCCGGTGCCTGCGCTACGAGATTAAGGACATCCACGTGCCCCCCCGCGTGAAGGAATCTATGCAGATGCAG GTGGAGGCAGAGCGACGGAAGCGTGCGACAGTGCTGGAGTCAGAGGGGATGCGGGAATCTGCTATCAATGTGGCTATGGGACAGAAGCAGGCCCAGATCCTGGTGTCGGAAGCTGAGAAGGCTGAGCAAATCAACAAAGCTGCTG GAGAAGCCAATGCCATGCTGGTCAGGGCCAAGGCCAAGGCCGAGGCCAttcagctcctggcagctgccCTGGCCCAGCAG CATGGCAGCGTGGCTGCCTCTCTGTCTGTGGCCGAGCAGTACGTGAGCGCCTTCTCCAAGCTTGCCAAAGACTCCAACAcggtcctgctgccagccaacACCGGCGACATCACCCACATGGTCGCACAG GCCCTGCGCATCTACACCACGCTGACTAAGACGCAAGCTGCAAAGACTCAGGATGAGATACCTCCAGCCCAtggggacccccagccccccagcacgGAGGTGCTTAAGGCAGAGTCGGCGACCTCCAGCTAG